One Acidimicrobiia bacterium genomic window carries:
- the nusB gene encoding transcription antitermination factor NusB: MIEPRDAALTALYAIDLSGEPVPSDLVDKAARLVRGVTEHLPELDERINEVAEGWRTERMPAVDRAILRMATFELVYEPETPAPVVLSEAVRLAKLYSTEKSGGFVNGVLAKLADTQSA, translated from the coding sequence GTGATTGAGCCTCGCGACGCGGCGCTCACCGCTCTGTATGCCATCGATCTCAGCGGCGAGCCAGTACCGTCCGACCTGGTGGATAAGGCGGCCCGCCTCGTGCGCGGAGTCACCGAACACTTGCCGGAACTCGATGAACGGATCAATGAAGTCGCCGAGGGATGGCGTACCGAACGGATGCCGGCGGTTGATAGAGCCATTTTGAGGATGGCAACGTTCGAGCTGGTCTACGAACCTGAGACGCCTGCACCGGTTGTGCTATCGGAGGCGGTCCGTCTGGCAAAGTTGTATTCCACCGAGAAATCTGGCGGGTTCGTCAACGGGGTACTGGCGAAACTGGCTGATACTCAATCTGCTTGA